The DNA segment ATTTTATTTTTTGCCACACCTGAAAACTTTTTTTCCGAATCCACAAGTTTTTCCAGAAACAGATTCCTGAATGAAGCGTTTACAGAAAGAGCTTTAAAGTAGATATCTTCCGGGATCTCATCATCCGCATATACAATTACATCAGATATTTTCTTATTGATAACTTCAGACCAGCCGGCTCTTCGTACAGATCTGTTGTATTCTATGATGTTGTAAATAAGTACAATCAACGCCAGCATCAATACCAATGACAACATGACAATAAAAACAACAAAAAGAAAATGTATCGATGAAATTACCATATATCTTATTTTGACAAAAATCTTTTAACCCTCAACATCAATTCACTTGGACTGAACGGTTTTACGATAAAATCCGACGCCCCCAGATCAAAAGCATTAAGCACCACCTCTTCCTGTCCCATACTGGAAAGCATAATAACAGGTACATCTTTTCCCATTGTTTTTATTGCTGAAAGGATTTCTATTCCCGAAGCAAAAGGCATCATAATGTCGGTAATGGCAAGATCAACGTCATTTTCCTTTAATGTTTCAATAGCTTCTTTCCCGTTTCTGGTCAAAATTACTTCATGTCCTTCTTTCAACAATTTATGTTCTATTGTTTTAAGAATCAGTTCATCATCTTCTGCGATCAAAATTAGCATAGCTCTGATTTTTTTACTTTATTAAATTTTTTATGATATTTATTCCTCTTTTTACTTCTTCTTGTATTTCTTTATTCATGGCTGAAAAGTCCATTTCTTCTTCTGCCTTCTTTTCCCACCTCAGTGCACATTCAGCGAGTTTAAAAAGGCCGGCAATTCCTCCTGTTCCTTTCAGTTTATGAAGGATCATTCTGGTTTCTGCAATATCTTTTTCCTGTGCTGCTTTTTCTACATTTTTTTCTACCTGTACAAGTTCCTGGATGAGCAGATTGAGAAACATTTCCTTAAAATCATCGTCATCATCCCCAATCTGTTCTTTCAGCATATTGATATTGATGTATTTCTCAGGTTTTATTTCTGATTGATCTTCATTTTTTTCATGATGATCAGTTTTTTTATTATTGCTTCCAACACTGATGTATTTTTCGAGCATTTCCTGAAGATCGGTCTGTCTGAGAGGCTTAGGAAGGAAATCATTCATTCCGGCTTCCAGACATTTTTCTTTTTCACCCAGAATATTTCCTGCGGTAACGCCAATAATCGGAACATCAGCATAATCCGGAAGCATACGAATCTGTTTTGTGGCTTCAATACCGTTCATTACCGGCATCTGGACATCCATAAGAATGGCAGAATATCGTTTTTTCCTGCATTCTTCCAATGCTTCCAAACCGTTTACGGCTTCCGTAAGATGTGCATCAGGAGCAATGGATGTCATCATTCTGTTATTCAACACCATATTTACAGGATTATCATCTACCAGAAGGACTTCAAGGTTACTCATGAAAGAGTGGGATTCATTTTCAGGATGTTCCTGCGCTGCAACTTCTATCACACTACTTTGCGCCACTCTTCTCAGAGTTTTGTATAAATCATCAGATTTAATAGGTTTCAGAAGGAAATAAGAGTTATCCTCTTTTTTAAATGAATTAATAATATCATGTTCCTCTGAAGAGGTATGAAGAACCACCAACGGTGAAATTTCTTTTCGCTGATTAAACAATTCCCTGATCTTATCAATGGTTTCCAGTCCTGAAATAACCGGCATGTGATAATCCATAAGAATTACATCGAAGCGCTCCCCTTTCAGAAGAATCTGCAGTGCTTCCATTCCGTTGGCAGCCAGTGTAGAATCAATATTTTTATACGCAAGCATATGCTGAAGAATAATCCTGTTGCTTTCATTATCATCTACCACCAACGCTCTTTTTATCGTCATATCTTCCTCTTCCCTGGATTCGGAGATTTCATAAGGCATTTCTATATCAAAGAAAAATACAGAACCTCTATCCGGCGCACTGATCAGCGACAAATGACTTCCCATATATTTCAGAATATTGTTTGAAATGGTAAGCCCAAGCCCCGTTCCGCCATATCGTTTGCTGATCGAACTGTTTTCCTGGGTAAATGCATTAAAAATATATTTCTGCTTTTCAACCGGAATACCAATTCCCGTATCTCTTACAGAAAACCGCAGTGAAATATTTTTATCATCCATGCGGAGCTTCTCCACTTTCAGCTCAATCTCTCCTTTTTCCGTAAACTTAACGGCATTTCCAAGCAAATTGATCAGAATCTGTTTTAATCTGGATTCATCGATCAGAAGCGTTTTCGGTAGTCCCGGCTCGATATTCAGGAGAAGTTCGATATTTTTTTTCTGCGACTGATAAAGGATCACATTGATGACCTGGCTCACCATGTCATACACATCGCTTTTCTCAATCAACAGCTCCAATTTTCCGGATTCTATCTTGGAAAAATCTAAAATGTCATTGATAATGTTGAGCAGGTTTTCCCCCGATTCATTAATGTAATTAAGATATTGGGTCTGAATTTCATTCAGTGGTGTTCTGAGAAGAAGATCGGAAAATCCGATCACCCCGTTGAGTGGCGTACGGATCTCGTGGCTCATATTGGCAAGGAATTCAGATTTCGCCTTACTGGCCATATCGGCAACTTCTTTCGCATTTCTCAGTTCCTCATTTACTTCGACTGCTTTTGTGACATTCTGTACGGAAACAATCACACCACCTACTTCATCTTCAGTAAGATACCAAGGTCCCACCTTCAGATCATAATGCTGAGTTTCTTTCTGGCCCTTCAGCTGAACAGTGAAATCTTCATTGATATAGGTCTTTCCTTTGAGTGCATTTTCATATATTTCTTTTCTCTCCTCCGGAATATTAGGTGATATGGTGAAGAGATTATTCCCGATAAGATCTACATCATTCATATTGAATTCCTCTCTCCATTGGGTACTTACGGAAACATAATTAAGGTCCTTATCAAACATGGCCAGAGGAATCGGAACATCCGTCACAAACGACTGCATCATCGCTTCTTTTCTGGTCACTTCCAATAACATTTTTTGAATGCATCAATATCCTGGATGATCCCGAAAACCCTGCTGCAGACCTCACCCTCAAATTCCGGGAGCCCTTTTACCCTTACCCAGATCGTAACTCCGTCATTGCGGACAAGCTGCAATTCTTCATCAAAAGGAACTCCTTCTGTAACTGCCCTGTTAAAGAGAAATTCCATCCTTTCACGGCTATCTTCTTTATAGAATCCGAGCGCATTTTCAAAATCAGGCTGGAAATTATTTTTGATTTTATGAATTTCTTTTGTACTCTGGGACCAGAAAACAGTTCCTGTTTTCATATTGACTTCCCAACCTCCTACCTGGGCAACGGAGCTTGTCTGCTCCAGCATTTTTTTAGTGTAAATAAGATCTTTCTCTAGTGTCATCCTTTCGGTTACATTAAGAGCGGTGCTTACTACATAAGGTTTTCCTTCCTTATCAATCTCCACCATATTATGATACATCCAAATCAGTTCTTCACCTTCTTTGGTTTTGAGGATCATGGTTCCGAAATCTTCGTTATTTTGCTTGATGCGGTCAAGATATTGTTTTAGTAAAAGCCAGTTTTGTTCCGGCACAAGATCTTTCAGATTAAGACCCGTAACCTCATCTGCAGAGTAATGTAATGTTTCTCTTCCTTTTTCATTTACGGCAAGAATATTTCCTTCCATATCATGCATGCTCATCAGGCCGATGGCATTTTCAAAAAAACTTCTGAAACGTCGTTCCGAGCTTTCCAGCTGCCTTCTTTCTTCGATCTGCTGGGTAATATTAATTCCGAAACAGAATATTTCGGAGTATTTCTGATTTTGTGTAAGATACCATTCTACAATGACCGAAGTCCCGTCTTCAATTTTTGTAGAAGTTGTAAAGGTGGCTTCTTTCATGCTGCCAGGAAATTTTTCAAGTTCCGGCAAAGATTTTTTATCCTGTTCTAAGAGGGTTAAAAAATTATGTTCTATCGCTTTATCTTTAGTAACTGAAAAAACTTTTTCAAAAGAAGGATTAATATCTTTCAGCATAAATTTATTATCCAGCACACAGATAAGATTATTTGAAATATTAAATGTCTGCTGGAAATATTCTGCATTGATGATCTCTCTGTTGCTCATTAAAAGTCTGGTTACAACTTCACCAAGTTTTTTGAGTGCGGAAATCTGGTTTTCCGTAATATTTTTGGGTTCAAAATCGATTACACAGATGGTTCCCAACGCAAATCCTTCATCATCAATAAGCGGAACACCGGCATAGAAGCGGATTCCCCCTTCCAGAATCATAGGATTATCAGAAGATCTTTCATCTAAAAGCGTATCATTGATAACCACTACTTCCGAGCTTGCTACGGAATACTGGCATAAAGTATCCTTACGGTCTACAGAATCTATGGCAAGACCTATACAGCTTTGAATCCTCTGCGTATCTGCTTCCATAATTGATATCAGTGATGCCGGACAGTCCGTAATAAGACATGCCGTTTCTGCAAAAACATCCAGTTCCGGATCTTTGCCAAGATTGATGAGATCAAGAAGCTCTAATTTTTTTACTCTTCCAGCCTCATTGTCAGGAAAAGGATAATTATTCATATTGATAACTAATTTCTTTCATAATGTTAAATATAATTAGAAAATTGCTAAAAAAATAGTTTTTTATAAAGTTTTAGTATTATATCACATTTAAGAGATTAGCATTTTCAGGCTTAAAACTAATAAAAATTTATCTGAGTATCAAAAAAGTACATTACATATGCATCAATGTGGTATTTTTCTCTCTTATGGATATTATAAATTTAAAAAGCTTCTCAATGGGAGAAGCTTATAGAAATGACTGCAAAATGAAGTGATAGATATTTCAAAGATATTTGATATCTAATAACATTTTTATGATTCTTGTCATAAAATACTTTTTTTCACCTTTTATGACATTATAATAATGGTCTGTTTTCATGATGCTTATCAAGCTCCAGCTTAAAGCAGCCAAGAATAAATTCTGTATAATACAATTGTGCGTTTACCTGTTTTGTGCGGGAATGCAAATCAAGTTTTTCCGAAAGAAGCACCTCTCCTTTATAAACGATAGCAAAATAGGCAAATAGCTTTTGTTTTGATTCCGGAACCGGTGTAGCATATCCTGTAACAGCAATTGACCAGTCGCTTTTAAAAATCTTTGAAACATTCAGCGCCATAGTTTCGGCAATATTAGGTGATACACAGTCGCAAGCCAGCGCTTCAGATTCATCTACCTGCAAAAGATTGATTTTTTCATCAGGTGTATAAGCTGTAATACCGCCTTTATAAAATTTGGAAGCATCTTTCATCTGCGAAAAAGAAAACTGTAAAAACCCTGAAGTAACACTTTCTGCTACAGCAATGGTTTCATCTACTTCCAAAAGGTAGTTTCCGATATATTTAAACAGATTTTGCAGTTCCATAATAAAATATATAAGAGATCTTACGGAGAGTTCTTCTGAACTGATTCCGATTTTTGAATTTTTTAAAATCATTAATTCTGTCTGTTTTGTAATTTTAGATCTGAAATCGCCAGACCTTCTTTTGCGAAGCAATCAATTTTCAGTAAACCTGAGAATTTCATACAATTTCTGTTCTTAAGGCTTTGCCGGAAGGTCTTCTCCTTCATATGCAAAAGCGTTGCCAGTAAAAACAAACATGGTACATGAATTTTTCAATTTTTTAGCATAAAAATAAATTGCAGCGAGTAGACTTGTTCTTATAAAAAAGGATTAAATGAATTTGATCTAATTTAGACAATGTGAAAGATAATTCTTATGATTCTGATCAATACGAAAATGATTATAGTATAATTTTAAATTATGGAAATAAGAAGAATTAATTTATCTCTTTAATATAAAGTCAGGTTAAAAGTCTGCGTACTTGTACATTCAAGAAATAATAAAATAAGAATGTTTGTGTGATAAAAAAATAATCTGAATTTTGTCTCCACTCTGTATAAAAGACCCGTCTGATAATGAATTAAATTTAGTAAAAAAAGATTATAAAACCAGAGAAAATATTAACATTTTTATGATTTAAACATCTGTAATGCAATTATGGATAATATTATCCTGGAATAATGCACAATGCTAAATAATATAATTCAGATTATAATTTTATATGAGTAATTTAAAAATCACATCATGTATATAGTATAAATAAATACCATTTTATAATTATAGATAAATTTTATTACTAAATTTACATATAAAATAAATTGGTCATGCAAGAACAAACAAAAATTACAAAGGAAAAAATATTCGAATTATATGGCGATTATCTTCTAAACAATGGTGAAAAACCTAAAAATGTTTATCTCTTTGCAAAAGAAAATAACTTTGAAGAAATAGAATTTTATCATTATTTTTCAGGATTTGAGCAGATTGAAAAAGAAATCCTCAATCACCTTTTCATTAAATCCCTTGAGCTGGCTAATGAAGTTAATTCTTCTGATGAAATTGCCACAAAAGAAAAGCTTCTGAATGTCTATTATATTTTCTTTGAAAACCTTACCATGAACCGGTCTTTGGTGTTATCAGTTTTAGGAACTCATAAAATACAAAATATCAGAATCCTTCAGAATCTTCGGGAAACACACAGACAATTCATCAATACTTT comes from the Chryseobacterium nepalense genome and includes:
- a CDS encoding CinA family protein; translated protein: MILKNSKIGISSEELSVRSLIYFIMELQNLFKYIGNYLLEVDETIAVAESVTSGFLQFSFSQMKDASKFYKGGITAYTPDEKINLLQVDESEALACDCVSPNIAETMALNVSKIFKSDWSIAVTGYATPVPESKQKLFAYFAIVYKGEVLLSEKLDLHSRTKQVNAQLYYTEFILGCFKLELDKHHENRPLL
- a CDS encoding response regulator; protein product: MLLEVTRKEAMMQSFVTDVPIPLAMFDKDLNYVSVSTQWREEFNMNDVDLIGNNLFTISPNIPEERKEIYENALKGKTYINEDFTVQLKGQKETQHYDLKVGPWYLTEDEVGGVIVSVQNVTKAVEVNEELRNAKEVADMASKAKSEFLANMSHEIRTPLNGVIGFSDLLLRTPLNEIQTQYLNYINESGENLLNIINDILDFSKIESGKLELLIEKSDVYDMVSQVINVILYQSQKKNIELLLNIEPGLPKTLLIDESRLKQILINLLGNAVKFTEKGEIELKVEKLRMDDKNISLRFSVRDTGIGIPVEKQKYIFNAFTQENSSISKRYGGTGLGLTISNNILKYMGSHLSLISAPDRGSVFFFDIEMPYEISESREEEDMTIKRALVVDDNESNRIILQHMLAYKNIDSTLAANGMEALQILLKGERFDVILMDYHMPVISGLETIDKIRELFNQRKEISPLVVLHTSSEEHDIINSFKKEDNSYFLLKPIKSDDLYKTLRRVAQSSVIEVAAQEHPENESHSFMSNLEVLLVDDNPVNMVLNNRMMTSIAPDAHLTEAVNGLEALEECRKKRYSAILMDVQMPVMNGIEATKQIRMLPDYADVPIIGVTAGNILGEKEKCLEAGMNDFLPKPLRQTDLQEMLEKYISVGSNNKKTDHHEKNEDQSEIKPEKYININMLKEQIGDDDDDFKEMFLNLLIQELVQVEKNVEKAAQEKDIAETRMILHKLKGTGGIAGLFKLAECALRWEKKAEEEMDFSAMNKEIQEEVKRGINIIKNLIK
- a CDS encoding TetR family transcriptional regulator C-terminal domain-containing protein; its protein translation is MQEQTKITKEKIFELYGDYLLNNGEKPKNVYLFAKENNFEEIEFYHYFSGFEQIEKEILNHLFIKSLELANEVNSSDEIATKEKLLNVYYIFFENLTMNRSLVLSVLGTHKIQNIRILQNLRETHRQFINTLDFKEWEIFEKAKQDIRTFNEKSRHEALWLHLVSAIEFWKKDTSPDFEKTDIFIEKTIDTGFELIDNEPLRKVLDLGKFLWKEKFKMS
- a CDS encoding PAS domain S-box protein; amino-acid sequence: MNNYPFPDNEAGRVKKLELLDLINLGKDPELDVFAETACLITDCPASLISIMEADTQRIQSCIGLAIDSVDRKDTLCQYSVASSEVVVINDTLLDERSSDNPMILEGGIRFYAGVPLIDDEGFALGTICVIDFEPKNITENQISALKKLGEVVTRLLMSNREIINAEYFQQTFNISNNLICVLDNKFMLKDINPSFEKVFSVTKDKAIEHNFLTLLEQDKKSLPELEKFPGSMKEATFTTSTKIEDGTSVIVEWYLTQNQKYSEIFCFGINITQQIEERRQLESSERRFRSFFENAIGLMSMHDMEGNILAVNEKGRETLHYSADEVTGLNLKDLVPEQNWLLLKQYLDRIKQNNEDFGTMILKTKEGEELIWMYHNMVEIDKEGKPYVVSTALNVTERMTLEKDLIYTKKMLEQTSSVAQVGGWEVNMKTGTVFWSQSTKEIHKIKNNFQPDFENALGFYKEDSRERMEFLFNRAVTEGVPFDEELQLVRNDGVTIWVRVKGLPEFEGEVCSRVFGIIQDIDAFKKCYWK
- a CDS encoding response regulator transcription factor produces the protein MLILIAEDDELILKTIEHKLLKEGHEVILTRNGKEAIETLKENDVDLAITDIMMPFASGIEILSAIKTMGKDVPVIMLSSMGQEEVVLNAFDLGASDFIVKPFSPSELMLRVKRFLSK